A window of Mytilus edulis chromosome 10, xbMytEdul2.2, whole genome shotgun sequence contains these coding sequences:
- the LOC139492866 gene encoding uncharacterized protein has product MADNTLECEEKQEVGTSPNQLRCRFHDTEEYSIFCKDCKDFMCFKCLGQLHQKHDLSQLQDAEEDIRKEMEVQLFENKYSKQLSALSDKLSQNRKKLAQSEERLKNEIRTSVEQMKQNIDLSEAHLLSELCNTFESSQTTLQDGEIRINNLQTEIDNFDVNKLHEYSVSHITNILSAMKLCSSRYDKINNQPIPGFAPTMEFSIGSLVQMTSGSCDACVLPLPSFSNISTQTDYFEDSDTEWFDAADRDEDDVEESSSDEIKDEYPIKFQMSQDIAVISKIVPISEKNAWIISNKKLLKIVEHTLQEDVYAETVDDIVILKDGCVLVLRNDKTFIMKLLPNRKLVRFADVGSINYFPYCICIRDEIVVIYLWNVKEIVQNVYTSNNHIIWMNTDGIVTKSSLFAEIGWKRPCSIHNLESGLCVLYHVKCESSLHSIELIEAKGEKYDILYRFKGIYGLNPERNFECKGMCTDNSRNILVSDHRHHSVYVLDKQLKYKKTLFDARNGLDKPAAISLLHDQLWVADGNQMVIFQYANM; this is encoded by the coding sequence ATGGCGGATAATACGTTAGAATGTGAAGAGAAACAAGAGGTTGGTACATCTCCTAACCAACTTCGGTGTCGATTTCATGACACAGAAGAATACTCGATATTTTGCAAAGATTGTAAGGACTTCATGTGTTTCAAATGCCTCGGACAGTTACACCAAAAGCACGATTTGAGTCAATTGCAAGATGCCGAGGAAGATATTCGTAAAGAAATGGAGGTTCAGTTGTTTGAgaacaaatattcaaaacaactTTCTGCACTGAGTGATAAACTCTCGCAGAACAGGAAAAAGCTTGCACAGAGCGAGGAAcgtttgaaaaatgaaataagaacTAGTGTAgaacaaatgaaacaaaacatcGACTTGTCAGAGGCACATCTTTTGTCAGAATTATGTAATACATTCGAAAGCAGTCAAACAACACTACAAGATGGAGAAATACGTATCAATAATTTACAGACTGAAATTGACAATTTCGATGTTAATAAGCTTCATGAATATAGTGTTAGtcatattacaaatattttgtctGCAATGAAGTTATGCTCCTCAAGGTATGATAAAATTAATAATCAACCAATACCTGGATTCGCTCCAACGATGGAGTTTTCAATTGGAAGTTTAGTTCAAATGACAAGTGGGAGTTGTGACGCTTGTGTATTGCCATTGCCATCTTTTTCGAATATATCAACACAAACAGACTATTTCGAAGATTCAGATACTGAATGGTTTGATGCTGCAGACAGAGATGAAGATGATGTAGAAGAAAGCTCATCAGATGAAATTAAAGATGAATATCCGATAAAATTCCAAATGAGCCAAGATATAGCAGTTATTTCGAAAATAGTTCCAATATCTGAAAAAAACGCTTGGatcatttcaaataaaaagttGCTTAAAATTGTCGAACATACCTTGCAGGAAGATGTGTACGCAGAGACAGTTGAtgatattgttattttaaaagatggTTGTGTCTTGGTTCTCCGTAATGATAAAACCTTTATCATGAAACTCCTTCCAAATAGAAAACTAGTAAGATTTGCAGATGTTGGTAGCATTAATTATTTTCCATATTGCATTTGCATAAGAGATGAAATAGTAGTAATATATCTCTGGAATGTAAAAGAAATTGTCCAAAATGTTTATACTAGCAACAACCATATCATTTGGATGAACACAGATGGAATAGTAACTAAGAGCTCATTATTTGCTGAAATTGGTTGGAAGAGACCATGTTCCATACACAATTTGGAATCCGGTTTGTGTGTCTTATATCATGTTAAATGTGAATCTAGCTTGCATTCTATAGAGCTTATAGAAGCCAAAggtgaaaaatatgatatacttTATAGGTTTAAGGGGATTTATGGGCTAAATCCAGAGAGGAATTTTGAATGTAAAGGGATGTGCACCGATAATTCTCGCAACATATTAGTATCAGATCATCGCCACCATAGCGTTTATGTACTTGATAAACAATTGAAGTACAAGAAAACATTATTCGATGCAAGAAATGGACTTGATAAACCAGCGGCCATCAGTCTCTTGCATGACCAACTTTGGGTTGCTGACGGAAACCAGATGGTCATTTTCCAGTATGCAAATATGTAA